From one Paenibacillus terrae HPL-003 genomic stretch:
- a CDS encoding type 1 glutamine amidotransferase family protein codes for MNSTVYLYVFDTMADWEIGYLTAELNSGRYYKKGLVPSKIVTVGIEKTPVTTMGGLKILPDIKLDECSIESTDTLILPGGNTWAETIHQPILKIVERCLEEGIWVAAICGATMGLAQAGLLNSRWHTSNDLEYLKMTCPTYTGEKYYKMESVVTDEKLITASGTAPLEFSVHVLKALGVFSSKTLKAWYSLNKTHKSKYFYELMNSIQ; via the coding sequence ATGAATAGTACGGTATATCTTTATGTGTTTGACACCATGGCAGACTGGGAAATAGGTTACTTAACTGCCGAACTGAACTCGGGAAGATATTATAAAAAGGGGCTGGTCCCATCCAAAATAGTTACCGTGGGAATTGAAAAGACCCCTGTAACTACAATGGGCGGCTTGAAAATCCTGCCTGACATCAAACTGGATGAGTGCAGCATTGAGAGCACAGATACATTAATTTTACCCGGTGGAAATACATGGGCAGAAACCATTCACCAACCCATCTTAAAAATTGTGGAGAGGTGCTTAGAGGAAGGTATATGGGTTGCAGCGATTTGTGGTGCTACTATGGGACTTGCCCAGGCAGGATTGCTGAATTCACGTTGGCATACAAGCAATGATCTGGAATACCTCAAAATGACCTGTCCCACATACACGGGCGAAAAGTATTACAAAATGGAGTCTGTTGTAACGGATGAAAAACTGATCACTGCATCTGGAACAGCTCCGTTGGAATTTTCCGTACACGTTTTGAAAGCTCTGGGTGTGTTTTCTTCTAAAACATTAAAAGCCTGGTATAGTCTAAATAAGACCCATAAATCCAAATATTTTTATGAGTTGATGAATTCAATCCAATGA
- a CDS encoding restriction endonuclease fold toxin, which yields MSVLSEAIGYESLRFYGPFQPHHIDQLQITRTINDHAYLHISGMLSEEQGAACIGQNMEQEPIVIRQLDDQGQSLRRLFHGIVSRMSVHCVRGVYTFELEAASHSYQMDIKSKRRSYQDIHRTYDDLVTALLRKYQYGDAIDTVTNYAKLETFVLQYDETDWAFLKRLASRFGSVLVPEVTAASPKVFFGMPEGKQHKVERDVFYRVRKTFHELDAEKSGERAGSYATYMIESLQYYAMGDLITLPIGQGKELVVVRAVTTLADGLLRTRYDLQAEQDIRYARYENDQATGISLTGTVLKVQQDFVQLQLDIDPKQDPVKACWFPVATRYVAEEHSGWYDMPEIGEQVELYLPTHREQDAYVTDSLRQQRHANGQPNVKVWQHVQGSSVEMSDQELTLSTSGEFSITLHEGNGITINSLGNVQIQGGHVKLDAGEELSLEAGTALYLKGGASSMVLDGETDTKAPVIYQEGTVKAPVFVADLPPVPEPPLMNIKAYEAAQSVAKDSSSSQASTPKAKVTTPAALQQANALMGTISKLLGSIPVVGNVASVMLNTVGGPAGKVAATILQATASIPVRSKGTPTIGSSNKRNGVHPLKYLAGLALEGLISQYEHEQARQAYYSKWILGKVYTSARHLADSGGPLELVQNLLKESNAMVHAYQQVPKSVRDKMLRDYEEKQRIQAEQTKKHDNSKLALWRERKTSEYTSYWNQTDYFTANWWQDEGKLKQAEQALRTEITMRRKLSLYDIKDPNKMAAIQRIVNTKRTHVWDEGTLNAIENGLVAMGVDSTNAIELDKEKMDALIARYNQGFIGQKSGDYMERTGLSDLVEDTTYGVVGARIGMGTAGRSPARPSQPPIVENPPVKPNPKGGPGVNRPIDEFNDSPIYNGANSSRPKETPKPTNSSKLPEGTSKAGTSNNGQYSGKLVKVPKEDEAADMLAEKLGGESRVKFSNDPKGREFDTVSDQYIAQTKPPLNSLDKQFRKQAKATIEAAIETNRKAYFHFEGKPDDRVLRQLKEYAERYGVEIIIDTKPLIP from the coding sequence TTGAGCGTATTATCAGAAGCAATTGGCTATGAAAGCCTACGCTTTTATGGTCCCTTTCAACCACATCATATTGATCAACTTCAAATAACACGTACCATTAATGATCATGCCTATTTGCATATTAGCGGTATGCTCTCCGAAGAACAGGGAGCAGCCTGTATCGGTCAAAATATGGAGCAGGAGCCGATTGTGATTCGTCAGTTGGATGATCAGGGACAATCGCTGAGAAGGCTGTTCCATGGGATTGTTTCGCGTATGTCCGTACACTGTGTGCGTGGCGTGTATACGTTTGAACTGGAGGCCGCTTCCCACTCGTACCAGATGGATATTAAGAGTAAAAGACGCTCCTATCAAGATATTCACCGTACTTATGATGATCTGGTCACTGCACTGTTGCGAAAATATCAGTATGGAGATGCCATTGATACCGTAACCAACTATGCCAAACTGGAGACATTTGTTTTACAATATGATGAGACCGATTGGGCGTTTTTAAAGCGTCTAGCCTCTCGCTTTGGTTCCGTACTTGTGCCAGAGGTAACTGCAGCCTCGCCCAAGGTTTTCTTTGGGATGCCAGAAGGCAAGCAGCATAAGGTGGAGCGGGATGTTTTTTATCGGGTGCGAAAAACGTTTCATGAGTTGGATGCGGAAAAGTCAGGAGAACGTGCTGGCTCGTATGCCACCTATATGATTGAAAGTCTGCAATACTATGCGATGGGCGACCTCATTACGTTACCTATCGGACAAGGTAAGGAACTGGTCGTGGTTCGGGCAGTGACAACGTTAGCAGATGGCTTACTGCGTACCCGTTACGATCTTCAGGCCGAACAAGATATCCGCTATGCACGTTACGAAAACGATCAGGCTACCGGGATTTCACTGACAGGAACAGTACTGAAGGTACAGCAGGATTTCGTACAACTTCAACTCGACATCGATCCGAAGCAAGATCCTGTCAAAGCCTGCTGGTTTCCCGTGGCCACCCGTTATGTTGCGGAAGAACATAGTGGCTGGTACGATATGCCTGAAATCGGGGAACAAGTGGAACTGTATCTGCCTACACACCGCGAACAGGATGCCTATGTAACGGATTCGCTGCGACAACAACGCCACGCGAATGGACAGCCGAATGTGAAGGTGTGGCAACACGTACAAGGTAGCAGCGTGGAGATGAGTGATCAGGAGCTGACCCTGTCTACCTCTGGGGAATTTTCGATTACACTGCATGAAGGTAACGGCATCACCATCAACAGTCTGGGGAATGTACAGATTCAGGGTGGTCATGTGAAGCTCGATGCAGGTGAGGAACTTTCGCTCGAAGCTGGAACGGCGCTGTATCTGAAAGGCGGAGCCAGCAGCATGGTACTGGATGGTGAGACGGATACCAAGGCTCCAGTAATTTATCAGGAAGGTACGGTGAAAGCTCCTGTTTTCGTAGCTGACCTCCCTCCTGTGCCTGAGCCACCATTGATGAACATAAAAGCTTATGAAGCAGCCCAATCAGTAGCCAAGGATTCATCTAGCAGCCAAGCCTCTACACCTAAAGCAAAAGTTACGACTCCAGCAGCGCTTCAACAGGCCAATGCTTTGATGGGGACGATATCCAAGCTATTAGGCTCCATTCCCGTAGTTGGGAACGTAGCCAGTGTGATGTTGAATACGGTGGGTGGGCCAGCGGGTAAAGTGGCCGCGACTATTTTACAAGCAACCGCATCAATCCCCGTTCGAAGCAAGGGAACTCCTACGATTGGAAGCAGTAACAAGAGGAACGGAGTTCATCCGTTGAAATACTTGGCTGGTTTAGCCCTTGAGGGACTGATTAGTCAATACGAGCATGAGCAAGCAAGACAAGCCTACTATAGCAAGTGGATTCTGGGGAAAGTGTATACAAGTGCGCGTCATTTGGCTGATTCCGGTGGCCCATTGGAGCTGGTGCAGAACCTACTGAAAGAATCAAATGCCATGGTTCATGCGTATCAGCAGGTTCCTAAAAGTGTTCGAGATAAAATGCTTAGAGATTATGAGGAAAAACAACGCATTCAGGCAGAACAAACAAAGAAACATGATAATTCAAAACTTGCGTTATGGAGAGAAAGAAAAACTAGTGAATATACTTCATATTGGAATCAAACTGATTATTTTACAGCCAATTGGTGGCAGGATGAAGGTAAGCTGAAACAAGCTGAGCAAGCACTGCGCACTGAAATTACAATGCGGCGCAAACTATCATTGTATGATATTAAAGATCCCAATAAAATGGCTGCCATCCAGCGAATCGTCAACACAAAGCGAACGCACGTATGGGATGAAGGAACTCTCAATGCCATAGAAAATGGATTAGTAGCTATGGGGGTAGACTCAACAAATGCTATTGAGTTGGACAAAGAGAAAATGGATGCACTCATTGCTCGATACAATCAGGGGTTCATCGGACAAAAATCTGGAGATTACATGGAGAGGACAGGACTAAGCGATTTAGTCGAAGACACGACTTATGGAGTTGTAGGAGCTCGTATTGGTATGGGGACTGCGGGAAGGTCTCCTGCTAGGCCTAGCCAACCACCTATTGTAGAGAATCCGCCTGTAAAACCCAACCCAAAAGGTGGTCCAGGTGTAAATAGGCCGATTGATGAGTTTAATGATTCGCCGATTTATAATGGAGCAAATTCAAGCAGACCTAAGGAAACACCTAAACCAACGAATTCGAGTAAACTTCCTGAAGGTACATCAAAAGCTGGGACTTCCAATAATGGGCAATACTCAGGGAAATTGGTAAAGGTTCCTAAGGAAGATGAAGCAGCTGATATGTTGGCAGAAAAACTAGGTGGGGAATCCAGAGTTAAATTTAGCAATGACCCTAAGGGACGTGAGTTTGATACGGTAAGCGACCAGTACATTGCTCAAACCAAACCACCGTTGAACAGTTTGGATAAACAATTTAGAAAACAAGCGAAGGCTACAATCGAAGCGGCAATTGAGACGAACAGAAAAGCGTACTTTCACTTTGAAGGTAAGCCCGATGATAGAGTATTAAGACAACTTAAAGAATATGCCGAAAGATATGGTGTAGAAATAATTATTGATACTAAACCCCTAATACCATGA
- a CDS encoding Imm7 family immunity protein, with product MFEYHGWATIRESSSFEDDDEKLSLVIQDIQNFLNELDWPSGVLDLRAVNGDFQLWIAGLNNHKPTAKHNPIEVLKKVGEFAPGSYGVLYVRDSDDIKLFNEFRVHALIRGELTEHMDPFLSPFIPKVEDDYED from the coding sequence ATGTTTGAGTATCACGGGTGGGCAACCATTAGAGAAAGTTCCTCATTTGAAGATGATGATGAAAAATTATCATTAGTTATTCAAGATATACAGAACTTTTTGAATGAATTAGATTGGCCTTCTGGTGTTCTGGATTTAAGAGCCGTAAATGGAGATTTTCAACTCTGGATAGCAGGTCTTAATAATCATAAACCTACTGCTAAACATAATCCAATAGAAGTATTAAAAAAAGTAGGTGAGTTTGCCCCAGGTTCGTATGGAGTTTTATATGTAAGGGATAGTGATGATATAAAATTATTTAATGAATTTAGGGTTCATGCATTAATTCGAGGTGAATTGACTGAACACATGGACCCCTTCTTGTCTCCATTCATACCTAAAGTAGAAGATGACTATGAGGATTGA
- a CDS encoding helix-turn-helix transcriptional regulator, which yields MPKNDNMLAILWMLNSGVKMTAKQISEKLEINIRTVYRYIDALCASGVPIIADTGHNGGYSLLNNFIRAPLLFDIEEKKALLHAAVFAKEAGYPLSEVLSNATSKLKMYSNQEQESILSRHLAGFEVINRMGDPSLQPILAELEQAVANEFSVEMDYRTSREEQPKNRVIDPYGMVYWNNKWYTVAFCHLRNEIRSFRADRILQIKRTPIIFKRPEAFSAREFFMQNLLPGLVGKDGLISLMIEGRSEALDDLCLHWFLGHHLKERTSNQAIFLLEEKSLHTYVPYLLLPYGKSIQVIEPQSLKKKLVAVASELMEYYQR from the coding sequence ATGCCAAAAAACGATAATATGCTGGCCATTCTATGGATGCTGAATTCGGGTGTAAAAATGACTGCAAAACAAATATCCGAAAAGTTAGAAATAAATATAAGGACAGTTTATCGGTATATTGATGCACTATGTGCCAGTGGAGTGCCTATAATAGCTGACACGGGTCATAATGGCGGGTATAGCTTGCTGAATAATTTTATTAGAGCACCCTTACTATTTGATATTGAGGAAAAAAAGGCACTCCTTCATGCTGCTGTTTTTGCAAAAGAAGCTGGATACCCTTTAAGTGAGGTATTAAGCAATGCGACATCAAAGTTGAAAATGTATTCGAATCAGGAGCAGGAAAGTATACTCAGCCGTCATTTAGCCGGATTTGAAGTGATAAATCGCATGGGAGATCCTTCTCTTCAGCCGATATTGGCAGAATTGGAGCAGGCTGTAGCCAACGAATTCTCTGTAGAAATGGATTATCGCACAAGCCGTGAAGAACAACCCAAGAATAGGGTGATAGACCCCTATGGAATGGTTTACTGGAACAACAAATGGTATACTGTTGCATTTTGTCACCTAAGGAATGAGATCCGTAGCTTTCGGGCAGATCGGATTTTACAGATCAAGCGTACTCCAATCATATTTAAGCGTCCTGAGGCTTTTTCGGCTCGTGAATTTTTTATGCAAAATCTGTTACCTGGTTTAGTGGGCAAGGACGGTTTAATTTCTTTAATGATCGAAGGCAGGTCAGAGGCATTGGATGACTTATGTCTGCATTGGTTTTTGGGGCATCATCTGAAAGAGCGGACATCAAATCAAGCAATCTTTTTGCTTGAGGAAAAATCACTTCATACATATGTCCCTTATTTACTCCTACCCTACGGGAAATCCATTCAAGTCATCGAACCACAGAGTTTGAAGAAAAAACTTGTTGCTGTTGCGTCGGAGTTAATGGAATATTATCAACGTTAA
- a CDS encoding VOC family protein has protein sequence MTESREYMGVSGEYTKNGIPNGFTSITPFITVKNPSEAIEFYKSVFNARVKDITESPDENGNKIIVHAELDFGNGFLQLGAANPTYKLVLPPDEDHACYSLGIYVMNVNQVFENAVARGAKVREPVANFVSGDRFGSILDPCGVRWSIMTRIEDLSEEESSRRVAEWAKSFSGK, from the coding sequence ATGACTGAAAGCAGAGAATATATGGGAGTGTCAGGTGAATATACAAAGAATGGAATACCCAACGGCTTTACCTCTATTACCCCATTTATTACAGTGAAGAATCCTTCGGAAGCAATAGAGTTCTATAAAAGTGTTTTCAATGCAAGGGTTAAGGATATTACTGAATCTCCTGATGAGAATGGCAATAAAATAATTGTTCATGCGGAATTAGATTTTGGAAATGGTTTTTTACAGCTGGGAGCAGCGAACCCGACGTATAAATTGGTCTTGCCGCCAGATGAAGACCATGCGTGTTATTCTTTAGGAATTTACGTAATGAATGTTAATCAGGTATTTGAAAATGCGGTAGCAAGAGGAGCAAAAGTAAGGGAACCAGTTGCAAACTTTGTTTCAGGTGATCGATTCGGAAGTATATTGGATCCTTGTGGAGTAAGATGGTCTATTATGACCAGGATCGAGGATTTGTCTGAAGAAGAAAGTAGTCGGAGGGTTGCTGAATGGGCCAAAAGCTTTAGCGGAAAATAA
- a CDS encoding contractile injection system protein, VgrG/Pvc8 family, which yields MSVLSEAIGYESLRFYGPFQPLYIEQLQITRTINDHAYLHISGLLSEEQGVACIGQNMEQEPIVIRQLDDQGQSLRRLFHGIVTRMSVHCVRGVYTFELEAASHSYQMDIKSKRRSYQDIHRTYDDLVTALVRKYQYGDAIDTVSNYAKLETFVLQYDETDWAFLKRLASRFGSVLVPEVTAASPKVFFGMPEGKQHKVKRDVFYRVRKTFHELDAEKPGEQRASSYVTYMIESLQYYALGDLITLPIGQGKELVVVRAVTTLADGLLRTRYDLQAEQDIRYARYENNQATGISLTGTVLKVQQDFVQLQLDIDPKQDPAKACWFPVATRYVAEEHSGWYDMPEIGEQVELYLPTHREQDAYVTDSLRQQRHANGQPNVKVWQHVQGSGVEMSEQELTLSTSGEFSIILHEGNGITIKSPGNVQIQGGHVKLDAGEELSLEAGTALYLKGGAGSMVLDGETDTKAPVIYQEGTVKAPVFVADLPPVPEPPLMSIKAYEAAQSAAKDSSSSQASTPKAKVTSPAALQQANALMGTVFKLLGSIPVMGKVASVMLNTVGGPAGKVAATVLQATASIPVRSKGTPTIGGSSKGSGVHPLKYLAGLALQGLISQYEHEQARQAYYSKWILGKAYTSARHIAYSGGPLELIKNLLKESNAMAHAYQQIPVDLRQRWRANYDSYMAAEKAKVSYNFDEYDKKFMGTMWVLSKNGVTDQKAAQASLAYNEAIKNGEIKLHHEPENVDIFVEQIKAAREGKNYWTGEEIPEWQAKAIIISSVFSEFQMVGSLYGAKFGRNIKIPSKSIKVPKSTVKEPAIVKPAPSKPIEAPKTEGTASGKPKLPSDKKLLDAATEWSSMQKKLAPSKRKMDNFNTAAVAYDARTGKYYYGMNKGIQLSGDKKNTALFGSKDQPGLLPKDSLNEYAVGNCAEVDAVNQALNQKANVNDLYIYTIKTTPNEFGAAKIACENCTFTFKGNVADALTGWYKGD from the coding sequence TTGAGCGTATTATCAGAAGCAATTGGCTATGAAAGCCTACGCTTTTATGGTCCCTTTCAGCCACTATACATCGAACAACTTCAAATAACACGTACCATCAACGATCATGCCTATTTACATATCAGTGGGCTGCTCTCCGAAGAACAAGGAGTAGCCTGTATCGGTCAAAATATGGAGCAAGAGCCAATTGTGATTCGTCAGTTGGATGATCAGGGACAATCGCTGAGAAGGCTGTTCCATGGGATTGTTACGCGTATGTCCGTACACTGTGTGCGTGGCGTGTATACGTTTGAACTGGAGGCCGCTTCCCATTCGTACCAGATGGATATTAAGAGTAAAAGGCGCTCCTATCAAGATATTCACCGCACTTATGATGATCTGGTCACTGCACTGGTTCGAAAATATCAGTACGGAGATGCCATTGATACCGTAAGCAACTATGCCAAACTGGAGACATTTGTTTTACAATATGACGAGACCGATTGGGCGTTTTTAAAACGCCTTGCCTCTCGCTTTGGTTCCGTACTTGTGCCGGAGGTAACCGCAGCCTCACCCAAGGTTTTCTTCGGGATGCCAGAAGGCAAACAGCACAAAGTGAAACGGGATGTATTTTACAGGGTACGAAAAACGTTTCATGAGTTGGATGCGGAAAAGCCGGGAGAACAACGTGCTAGCTCGTATGTCACCTATATGATTGAAAGCCTGCAATACTATGCGTTGGGTGACCTGATCACGTTACCGATTGGACAAGGTAAAGAACTGGTTGTGGTTCGGGCAGTGACAACGTTAGCAGATGGCTTACTGCGAACCCGTTACGATCTTCAAGCCGAACAGGATATCCGCTATGCACGTTACGAAAACAATCAGGCTACCGGGATTTCACTGACAGGAACGGTGCTCAAGGTACAACAGGATTTCGTTCAGCTTCAACTCGACATCGATCCGAAGCAAGATCCTGCCAAAGCCTGCTGGTTTCCCGTGGCCACCCGTTATGTCGCTGAAGAACATAGTGGCTGGTACGATATGCCTGAAATCGGAGAACAGGTGGAGTTGTATCTGCCTACACACCGCGAACAGGATGCCTATGTAACGGATTCGCTGCGACAACAACGCCACGCGAATGGACAGCCGAATGTGAAGGTATGGCAACACGTGCAAGGTAGCGGCGTAGAAATGTCTGAGCAAGAACTGACCCTGTCTACCTCTGGGGAATTTTCGATAATACTGCATGAAGGTAACGGCATCACCATCAAGAGTCCGGGGAATGTACAGATTCAGGGTGGTCATGTGAAGCTCGACGCAGGTGAGGAGCTATCACTCGAAGCTGGAACGGCGCTGTATCTGAAAGGCGGAGCCGGCAGCATGGTACTGGATGGTGAGACGGATACCAAAGCTCCAGTGATTTATCAGGAAGGTACGGTGAAAGCTCCTGTTTTCGTAGCTGACCTCCCTCCTGTGCCTGAGCCGCCACTGATGAGCATCAAAGCCTATGAGGCAGCACAATCAGCAGCCAAGGATTCATCTAGCAGCCAAGCCTCTACCCCTAAAGCAAAAGTCACAAGTCCAGCAGCACTTCAACAGGCGAATGCCTTGATGGGTACAGTGTTCAAGCTATTAGGCTCCATTCCGGTGATGGGGAAAGTGGCTAGTGTGATGTTAAATACGGTTGGTGGACCCGCAGGTAAAGTAGCAGCAACGGTTTTGCAAGCAACTGCATCGATCCCCGTTCGGAGCAAAGGAACACCTACGATTGGAGGAAGCAGCAAGGGGAGCGGAGTTCATCCGTTGAAATACTTGGCTGGTTTAGCCCTTCAGGGACTGATTAGTCAATACGAGCATGAGCAAGCGAGACAAGCCTATTATAGCAAGTGGATTTTAGGAAAAGCATATACAAGTGCGCGTCATATAGCGTATTCCGGTGGCCCATTGGAGCTAATTAAGAACTTGCTAAAAGAGTCTAATGCCATGGCTCATGCGTATCAGCAGATCCCTGTAGATCTAAGACAACGCTGGAGAGCCAATTATGACAGCTACATGGCAGCTGAAAAAGCCAAAGTATCCTATAATTTTGATGAGTATGATAAAAAGTTTATGGGTACTATGTGGGTCCTCAGTAAAAATGGAGTTACCGATCAGAAAGCTGCACAAGCTTCTCTTGCCTATAACGAAGCTATCAAAAATGGAGAAATCAAATTACATCACGAACCAGAAAATGTGGATATTTTCGTAGAACAAATTAAAGCAGCTAGAGAAGGAAAGAACTATTGGACAGGAGAAGAAATACCAGAATGGCAGGCTAAAGCGATTATTATCAGCAGCGTATTTTCTGAATTTCAGATGGTTGGAAGTTTATACGGTGCTAAATTTGGCAGGAATATAAAGATACCTTCTAAATCAATTAAAGTTCCAAAGTCTACCGTTAAAGAACCAGCAATTGTAAAGCCTGCGCCTTCTAAACCTATTGAAGCACCGAAAACTGAGGGAACGGCTAGTGGTAAGCCTAAGTTACCTTCTGATAAAAAATTACTTGATGCTGCTACTGAATGGTCAAGTATGCAGAAAAAGCTTGCTCCTTCAAAAAGAAAAATGGATAATTTCAATACAGCTGCTGTAGCTTATGACGCAAGAACTGGAAAATATTATTATGGAATGAATAAAGGTATACAGCTTAGTGGAGATAAGAAGAATACAGCGTTATTTGGAAGCAAAGACCAACCAGGATTATTGCCAAAAGATTCTCTTAATGAATATGCAGTAGGAAATTGTGCAGAAGTAGATGCAGTGAATCAAGCTCTAAACCAAAAGGCTAATGTGAATGATTTATATATATACACTATTAAAACAACGCCAAACGAGTTTGGAGCAGCAAAAATAGCTTGCGAAAACTGTACATTTACTTTTAAAGGAAATGTTGCTGATGCACTAACTGGATGGTATAAAGGAGACTAG
- a CDS encoding EndoU domain-containing protein: protein MLKNGKANGYHYEGMPNSNGKIVGNVDPPNEFGVYQANIEVSGVLKKVKSTFFPKEWSPQQVIEAINEAFRNKEVVKNKFIEG, encoded by the coding sequence ATACTCAAAAATGGAAAGGCCAATGGTTATCATTATGAAGGGATGCCAAATAGTAACGGTAAAATTGTCGGGAATGTTGACCCGCCTAATGAGTTTGGTGTCTATCAAGCCAATATTGAAGTTAGCGGGGTACTAAAGAAAGTTAAATCAACATTTTTTCCTAAAGAGTGGTCACCTCAACAGGTAATAGAGGCTATAAATGAAGCTTTTAGGAATAAAGAAGTTGTAAAAAATAAGTTTATAGAGGGGTAA
- a CDS encoding DNA cytosine methyltransferase has protein sequence MDNAPTIFSFFSGAGFLDLGFEKTGYNVAFVNEYHRPFMETYIHSRRVMGIPQPEFGYHLCDITEFEQEAESESLSRLINKTKNEKRLVGFIGGPPCPDFSVAGKNRGQEGENGRLSATYIDLICKQKPDFFLFENVKGLWRTTKHRAFYEEMKTKLHRCGYLTTERLINSIEYGAPQQRERIILIGFQKSVLKNLGIKLDAGQSLTDIFPWEEHLKYRIDDINAMPWPGMEPFLEEGEREKPEGISEELTADYWFKKNDVENHPNAHQYFTPRAGLAKFLVIPEGDDSKKSYKRLHRWRPSPTVAYGNNEVHLHPYKARRLSVAEALALQSLPKEYELPPAITLSNAFKTVGNGVPYEAAKGIAETILDFLKVD, from the coding sequence ATGGATAATGCACCAACTATCTTTTCATTTTTTTCCGGAGCAGGTTTTTTGGATTTAGGGTTTGAAAAAACCGGATATAATGTTGCGTTCGTAAACGAGTATCATCGCCCTTTTATGGAGACGTATATACACTCACGCAGAGTTATGGGGATTCCACAACCTGAATTTGGATATCATTTATGCGACATAACTGAGTTTGAGCAAGAGGCTGAAAGTGAGTCTTTATCAAGATTAATTAATAAAACAAAAAATGAAAAACGTTTAGTTGGATTTATTGGTGGTCCTCCTTGTCCTGACTTTTCTGTGGCTGGAAAAAACAGAGGTCAAGAAGGTGAAAACGGTAGGTTGTCTGCAACATATATTGATTTAATTTGCAAACAAAAGCCTGATTTTTTCTTGTTTGAGAATGTAAAAGGACTTTGGCGAACAACCAAACATCGAGCGTTTTATGAAGAGATGAAAACAAAACTGCATAGATGCGGATATTTAACAACTGAACGTTTAATTAATTCAATTGAATATGGTGCACCTCAACAGCGTGAACGTATTATATTAATTGGTTTTCAAAAAAGTGTATTAAAGAATCTAGGGATTAAGCTTGATGCAGGTCAATCTCTAACAGATATCTTCCCTTGGGAAGAACATTTGAAATATCGTATTGATGATATTAATGCTATGCCTTGGCCTGGAATGGAACCATTTCTTGAAGAAGGCGAGCGTGAAAAGCCAGAAGGTATTAGTGAAGAATTGACAGCTGATTATTGGTTCAAAAAAAATGATGTTGAAAATCATCCCAATGCTCATCAATACTTCACTCCAAGAGCAGGACTGGCGAAATTTTTAGTTATTCCAGAGGGGGATGATTCTAAAAAGTCATACAAGCGTTTGCATCGATGGAGGCCCTCTCCAACAGTAGCGTATGGTAACAATGAAGTTCATCTACATCCATATAAAGCTCGCCGCTTGTCAGTTGCTGAAGCATTAGCACTACAAAGCTTGCCGAAAGAATATGAATTACCTCCGGCCATCACGTTATCAAACGCATTCAAGACAGTGGGAAATGGTGTCCCTTATGAAGCAGCCAAAGGAATTGCTGAAACTATTTTGGATTTCTTAAAGGTGGATTAG